A single window of Rhizobium sp. SL42 DNA harbors:
- the thrS gene encoding threonine--tRNA ligase has product MSDTISLKFPDGSVREYAAGTTGREVAEAISKSLAKKAVAIALDGTLRDLSDPVVDGLIEIVTRTDPRALELIRHDAAHVMAEAVQELWPGTQVTIGPVIENGFYYDFAKNEPFTPEDLPKIEKRMKEIIQRNKPFTKEIWPRNKAREVFAAKGEAYKVELVDAIPEDQDLKIYYQGDWFDLCRGPHMASTGQIGMAFKLMKVAGAYWRGDSNNAMLSRIYGTAFAEQEDLDRYLHILAEAEKRDHRKLGREMDLFHFQEEGPGVVFWHGKGWRMFQTLTSYMRRRLEGTYQEVNAPQVLDKSLWETSGHWGWYQENMFAVKSAHAFTHPDDEEADQKIFALKPMNCPGHVQIFKHGLKSYRELPVRLAEFGNVHRYEASGALHGLMRVRGFTQDDAHVFCTEEQMAAECLRINDLILSVYEDFGFSEIVVKLSTRPEKRVGSDDLWDRAESVMLDVLKTIEEQSGGRIKTGIMPGEGAFYGPKFEYTLRDAIGREWQCGTTQVDFNLPERFGAFYIDDKSEKKQPVMIHRAICGSMERFLGILIENFAGHMPLWFAPLQVVVATITSDADDYGREVAEQLRDAGLQVETDFRNEKINYKVREHSVTKVPVIIVCGKREAEEKTVNIRRLGSQEQVSMSLAEAVAVLAGEATPPDIKRKLAARAAR; this is encoded by the coding sequence ATGTCTGATACCATTTCCCTGAAATTCCCCGATGGTTCCGTCCGTGAGTATGCCGCAGGCACAACCGGTCGCGAAGTAGCCGAAGCCATTTCCAAGTCGCTTGCAAAGAAGGCTGTCGCGATTGCGCTGGACGGCACCTTGCGCGACCTGTCCGATCCGGTCGTCGACGGCCTGATCGAAATCGTCACCCGCACCGATCCACGCGCGCTGGAACTGATCCGCCACGATGCGGCCCATGTCATGGCCGAGGCCGTGCAGGAACTCTGGCCCGGCACCCAGGTTACCATCGGCCCGGTGATCGAGAACGGCTTCTATTACGACTTTGCCAAGAACGAGCCCTTCACGCCCGAAGATCTGCCGAAGATCGAAAAGCGGATGAAGGAGATCATCCAGCGCAACAAGCCGTTCACCAAGGAAATCTGGCCGCGCAACAAGGCGCGCGAAGTCTTCGCGGCCAAAGGCGAGGCCTACAAGGTCGAACTGGTTGACGCGATCCCGGAAGATCAAGACCTGAAGATCTATTATCAGGGCGACTGGTTCGATCTCTGCCGCGGTCCGCACATGGCCTCGACCGGCCAGATCGGCATGGCCTTCAAGCTGATGAAGGTGGCTGGTGCCTATTGGCGTGGTGACAGCAACAACGCCATGCTGAGCCGTATATACGGCACCGCCTTCGCCGAGCAGGAAGACCTTGATCGTTACCTCCATATCCTGGCGGAAGCCGAAAAGCGCGATCACCGCAAACTCGGCCGTGAAATGGATCTCTTCCATTTCCAAGAAGAAGGCCCGGGCGTTGTCTTCTGGCACGGCAAGGGCTGGCGCATGTTCCAGACCCTGACCTCTTACATGCGCCGTCGTCTCGAGGGCACCTATCAGGAAGTCAACGCGCCGCAGGTGCTCGACAAGTCGCTCTGGGAAACCTCCGGTCACTGGGGCTGGTATCAGGAGAACATGTTCGCGGTGAAATCCGCCCATGCCTTCACCCATCCCGACGATGAAGAGGCCGACCAGAAGATCTTCGCGCTGAAGCCGATGAACTGCCCGGGTCACGTGCAGATCTTCAAGCACGGCCTGAAATCCTACCGTGAACTTCCGGTGCGCCTTGCCGAGTTCGGCAATGTCCATCGCTACGAGGCCTCCGGCGCCCTGCATGGCCTGATGCGCGTGCGCGGCTTCACCCAGGACGATGCGCACGTCTTCTGCACGGAAGAGCAGATGGCGGCAGAATGCCTGCGCATCAACGACCTGATCCTGTCGGTCTACGAGGACTTCGGCTTCAGCGAAATCGTGGTGAAGCTCTCGACCCGTCCTGAAAAGCGCGTCGGCTCGGACGATCTCTGGGATCGCGCCGAAAGCGTCATGCTGGATGTTTTGAAGACCATCGAGGAGCAGTCGGGTGGGCGCATCAAGACCGGCATCATGCCGGGCGAGGGCGCCTTCTACGGCCCGAAGTTCGAATATACCCTGCGTGATGCCATCGGCCGCGAATGGCAGTGCGGCACGACCCAGGTCGACTTCAACCTGCCGGAACGCTTCGGCGCCTTCTATATCGACGACAAGTCGGAAAAGAAGCAGCCGGTGATGATCCACCGCGCCATCTGCGGCTCGATGGAGCGATTCCTCGGCATCCTGATCGAGAACTTTGCCGGCCATATGCCGCTCTGGTTCGCACCGCTGCAGGTCGTGGTTGCAACCATCACCTCGGATGCCGACGACTATGGTCGCGAGGTTGCCGAACAGCTGCGCGATGCCGGTCTGCAGGTCGAGACCGACTTCCGCAACGAGAAGATCAACTACAAGGTCCGCGAGCATTCCGTGACCAAGGTTCCGGTCATTATCGTCTGCGGCAAGCGGGAGGCAGAGGAGAAGACGGTCAACATCCGTCGTCTCGGCTCGCAGGAGCAGGTGTCGATGAGCCTGGCTGAAGCTGTTGCCGTGCTCGCCGGCGAGGCAACCCCGCCGGACATCAAGCGCAAGCTTGCGGCCCGGGCTGCGCGCTGA
- a CDS encoding lysophospholipid acyltransferase family protein: protein MQFKELSYANERDPRLKRWFIRSIEGLSGRDRYTRLYDIWRHDIVGKTDRVFGKMLDLIDVEMKVQGEWPPASIPDGPIVIVANHPFGIGDGIAVLALAEQLGRPFRVLINNELLKVPELAPYSLPVSFEETKEALAINMQTRHEAVRLLKDGVTVVIFPAGGVATAKKGFGRAEDLPWKIFPAKLIQAAKANVVPVFFEGQNGRLFHLASKLSLTLRVSLLIREFRRLSGSTIRARVGQMITWDELSALPDRKDLLSKLFGAVFSMAPPPRRAFRKAG, encoded by the coding sequence GTGCAGTTCAAAGAACTCTCCTATGCCAACGAACGCGATCCGCGCCTGAAGCGATGGTTCATCCGTTCCATCGAAGGCCTTTCCGGACGCGATCGATACACCCGCCTTTATGATATCTGGCGCCACGACATTGTCGGCAAGACCGACCGTGTCTTTGGCAAGATGCTCGATCTGATCGATGTCGAGATGAAGGTTCAGGGCGAATGGCCTCCGGCCAGCATACCGGATGGCCCGATCGTGATCGTTGCCAACCACCCGTTCGGCATCGGTGACGGCATTGCTGTTCTGGCGCTTGCCGAGCAGCTCGGCCGTCCGTTTCGCGTGCTGATCAACAACGAGCTCCTCAAGGTCCCGGAACTGGCGCCGTACTCGTTGCCGGTCTCTTTCGAGGAGACCAAGGAAGCCCTGGCGATCAACATGCAGACCCGTCACGAAGCCGTGCGGCTGTTGAAGGACGGTGTCACCGTGGTGATTTTCCCCGCTGGCGGCGTCGCGACCGCAAAAAAGGGTTTTGGCCGAGCGGAAGATCTGCCTTGGAAGATCTTTCCGGCCAAGCTCATCCAGGCAGCCAAGGCCAATGTCGTTCCTGTGTTTTTCGAAGGCCAGAACGGCCGACTTTTTCACCTGGCCAGCAAGCTCTCGTTGACCCTGCGTGTCTCGTTGCTCATTCGGGAGTTTCGCCGCCTGTCCGGCTCGACCATTCGTGCGCGTGTCGGCCAGATGATCACGTGGGACGAATTGAGCGCGCTGCCGGATCGCAAGGATCTTCTGTCGAAGCTCTTTGGGGCCGTGTTCAGCATGGCGCCGCCGCCGCGCCGGGCGTTCCGCAAGGCTGGCTGA
- a CDS encoding nitroreductase family protein, translating into MKNDIKLVDYLSVRRSVPAFQMCEPGPSREEIEAILTLAVRVPDHGKIAPWRFVVYRGAERARIGEELLAMALAKNPELSAEMIEVERNRFTRAPVVISVISTAAPHFKIPEWEQIMSAGAVCLNLLMAANAHGYVANWLSEWFAFDQQAYPLLGVKQGEKVAGFIHIGSTTFPIIERPRPALADVVTWQGGD; encoded by the coding sequence ATGAAAAATGATATCAAATTAGTGGATTATTTGAGCGTCCGGCGCTCTGTCCCTGCATTTCAGATGTGCGAACCCGGCCCGAGTCGCGAGGAAATCGAAGCGATTCTGACTTTGGCCGTGCGCGTGCCTGACCATGGCAAGATCGCGCCCTGGCGCTTCGTGGTCTATCGCGGCGCGGAGCGGGCTCGCATTGGCGAGGAGCTTCTGGCCATGGCCCTGGCGAAAAATCCCGAGCTGTCGGCTGAAATGATCGAAGTCGAGCGCAACCGGTTTACCCGCGCACCGGTCGTCATCTCGGTGATCTCGACCGCGGCGCCGCATTTCAAGATCCCGGAATGGGAACAGATCATGTCGGCCGGCGCAGTCTGCCTCAACCTGTTAATGGCTGCCAATGCCCATGGATATGTCGCCAATTGGCTGAGTGAATGGTTCGCCTTCGATCAGCAGGCCTATCCGCTTTTGGGCGTAAAGCAGGGCGAAAAGGTCGCCGGCTTCATTCACATCGGCTCCACGACATTTCCGATCATCGAACGTCCGCGTCCAGCACTTGCCGATGTTGTGACCTGGCAGGGCGGCGACTGA
- a CDS encoding flavin reductase family protein yields the protein MFYDTQSNAHGMAHDPFKAIVAPRPIGWIGSKGRDGSRNLSPYSFFNAVSDRPKIVMFSSSGRKDSLRNVEETGVFTANFVSRPLINAMNASSVAVSYGVDEFAIAGLTPVDGRLVNAPYVAEAVAVLECRVTTITTLKDMGGADTDSHAVFGQVVGIHIDESVIREGRFDLALAQPIMRLGYMDYAGIGPIFELGRPKPPTTE from the coding sequence ATGTTCTACGACACGCAAAGCAACGCCCACGGCATGGCCCACGATCCGTTCAAGGCTATCGTGGCGCCGCGCCCGATCGGCTGGATCGGCTCCAAGGGGAGGGACGGCAGCAGGAACCTGTCGCCCTACTCGTTCTTCAATGCCGTCAGCGACCGGCCGAAGATCGTCATGTTCTCGTCGAGCGGTCGCAAGGATTCGCTGCGAAATGTCGAGGAGACCGGCGTATTCACGGCAAACTTCGTCTCTCGCCCTTTGATCAATGCGATGAATGCCTCTTCGGTGGCGGTATCCTACGGCGTTGACGAATTCGCAATTGCCGGTTTGACGCCGGTCGATGGTCGTCTCGTCAACGCGCCTTACGTTGCCGAAGCTGTCGCCGTGCTCGAATGCCGGGTGACGACAATCACGACTTTGAAGGACATGGGCGGCGCCGACACCGACAGTCATGCTGTGTTTGGTCAGGTCGTCGGCATTCACATCGATGAAAGCGTGATCCGTGAGGGCCGTTTCGACCTGGCGCTCGCACAGCCGATCATGCGTCTTGGCTATATGGACTATGCCGGGATTGGTCCCATCTTTGAACTTGGTCGGCCGAAACCTCCCACGACGGAGTGA
- a CDS encoding DUF2336 domain-containing protein, producing the protein MIVATFLRWVETARTQDRARAANTLARAYLRAAITPGERQAAQAAMTYLLDDPSPQVRLALAEVLACEPNAPRAIMMSLAEDQPEIASAVILLSPVLADADLVDIAGRGTVETRALVAARRTVSVGVAAALAEIGDAAELEVLLENPGACFTRFTLRRIAERHGRNEHIRALLLEREDLPAGVRQLLVQFVAEALAGSDLVRGAVGMRRIERVAREASDTATMAIVGTVLGDELGPLVEQLREAGRLTPAFLMHALCAGRTDFFASAIVSISGLEERRVRSILATGRFHAVRALLEAAGLGRDLSTLFVDAIMQWRDLIQSTHGLDLDHIADRLIRRYRNETNLSDAARALLDVVERLAIAEERRLARDYASGIALAAA; encoded by the coding sequence GTGATCGTGGCAACTTTTCTGCGTTGGGTTGAAACGGCAAGGACTCAGGATCGAGCCCGCGCAGCCAATACGCTGGCGAGAGCTTACCTGCGTGCAGCAATCACGCCCGGCGAGCGGCAGGCAGCCCAGGCGGCCATGACTTACCTTCTTGACGACCCGTCTCCGCAGGTTCGCCTGGCGCTGGCAGAGGTTCTGGCTTGCGAGCCCAATGCACCCCGCGCGATCATGATGTCCTTGGCCGAGGATCAGCCGGAAATCGCCTCTGCCGTTATTCTCCTTTCGCCGGTTCTGGCCGATGCCGATCTTGTCGATATCGCCGGGCGCGGCACGGTGGAGACCCGCGCACTGGTGGCCGCGCGCCGGACCGTCAGTGTCGGCGTGGCGGCAGCGCTTGCTGAGATCGGCGATGCGGCCGAGCTTGAAGTTCTGCTGGAGAATCCCGGCGCCTGCTTTACCCGTTTCACGTTGCGCCGCATTGCCGAGCGTCACGGCCGCAACGAACATATCCGTGCGCTTCTTCTGGAGCGTGAAGACCTTCCTGCCGGTGTGCGACAGCTGCTGGTCCAGTTTGTCGCTGAAGCCCTGGCGGGCTCCGATCTTGTCCGTGGCGCAGTTGGAATGCGCCGCATCGAGCGCGTGGCGCGTGAAGCCAGCGATACGGCGACCATGGCGATCGTCGGCACGGTACTCGGTGATGAACTTGGGCCGCTTGTCGAGCAGTTGCGCGAGGCAGGTCGCCTGACGCCGGCCTTTCTCATGCACGCGCTCTGCGCCGGTCGTACCGACTTCTTCGCATCGGCGATTGTCTCGATTTCAGGTCTGGAAGAGCGCCGGGTTCGATCCATTCTGGCGACCGGCCGTTTTCATGCGGTTCGTGCCCTTCTGGAAGCAGCAGGGCTCGGCCGCGACCTGAGCACGCTGTTCGTCGATGCCATCATGCAATGGCGCGACCTCATCCAATCGACGCATGGGCTGGACCTCGACCACATCGCCGACCGCCTGATCCGCCGCTATCGCAATGAAACAAATCTCAGCGATGCGGCAAGAGCCCTTCTCGATGTCGTCGAGCGGCTGGCAATTGCCGAAGAACGCCGCCTTGCCCGTGATTATGCGTCCGGAATAGCGCTTGCGGCTGCCTGA
- a CDS encoding GNAT family N-acetyltransferase: MPVTIACEPVRQPGIVRLLELSDAYMAMLYPADSNHAPDLDSLDKPEISFFVARRDSEIAGCCALVRKRDGTGEIKRLFVAPQARGLSLGKCLMQAVEQAARYANLSAIRLETGIHQPEAIALRSLGYVDIAPFDGYREDPLSLFMEKRL; the protein is encoded by the coding sequence ATGCCTGTGACAATCGCATGTGAGCCTGTTCGCCAGCCGGGCATTGTCCGGTTGCTGGAACTGTCCGATGCTTACATGGCAATGCTTTATCCTGCAGACAGCAACCATGCGCCCGACCTCGATAGTCTCGACAAACCGGAAATATCATTCTTCGTCGCGCGCAGGGACAGTGAAATTGCAGGATGCTGCGCCCTGGTTCGCAAGCGCGATGGCACAGGTGAGATCAAACGGCTGTTTGTTGCGCCGCAGGCGCGTGGTCTATCGCTCGGCAAGTGCTTGATGCAGGCGGTCGAGCAAGCGGCACGATATGCGAACCTTTCGGCGATTCGGCTGGAAACCGGCATTCATCAACCCGAAGCGATCGCGCTTCGCAGCCTTGGCTATGTGGATATTGCACCCTTTGACGGTTACCGGGAGGATCCGCTCAGCCTGTTCATGGAAAAGCGGCTCTGA
- a CDS encoding ABC transporter ATP-binding protein, producing MLQKFFAFYRPYRGLFLIDFGCAIISGLLELGFPMAVKLFVDILLPSAQWGVILAASIGLLVIYLINTGLMAVVTYWGHMLGINIETDMRRLAFSHIQKLSFRYFDNQKTGHLVGRLTKDLEEIGEVAHHGPEDLFIAVMTFLGAFALMLSINVQLALLTAVVVPLTAFVTSRFGRRMTDNFRSLFGRVGDFNARIEENVGGIRVVQAFANEAHERALFERDNQNYRTTKLEAYRIMAASTSMSYMSMRLIQMIVMIVGAYLVLRGELTNGGFVSFLLLVGVFFRPVEKINSVIETYPKGIAGFRRFTELMETEPDIEDAPDAIEAPALKGDIVFDKVSFGYSADKSVLHDIDLTIRAGETVAFVGPSGAGKTTLCSLLPRFYEVSGGAITVDGIDIRRLSLASLRGQIGIVQQDVFLFGGTVRENIAYGRLDASDFDILEAARRARLDGVIAAMPDGLDTVIGERGVKLSGGQKQRLAIARMFLKNPPILILDEATSALDTETERAIQQSLSELAEGRTTLVIAHRLATIRDAARIVVVDQNGIAETGTHDELLGRRGAYARLYQAQFGAEAAE from the coding sequence ATGCTCCAGAAATTCTTCGCCTTTTACCGCCCGTATCGGGGCCTGTTCCTGATTGACTTCGGCTGCGCGATCATCTCCGGCCTGCTGGAGCTTGGTTTCCCGATGGCGGTGAAGCTGTTCGTCGATATCCTGCTGCCCAGTGCGCAATGGGGTGTCATTCTGGCGGCGTCGATCGGCCTGCTTGTGATCTACCTCATCAATACCGGCCTGATGGCGGTCGTCACCTATTGGGGCCATATGCTTGGCATCAATATCGAGACCGATATGCGCCGGCTCGCCTTCAGCCATATTCAGAAGCTGTCGTTCCGCTATTTCGACAACCAGAAGACCGGTCATCTGGTGGGACGCCTGACCAAGGACCTGGAAGAGATCGGTGAGGTCGCCCATCACGGGCCGGAAGATCTGTTCATCGCAGTCATGACATTCCTGGGCGCCTTTGCGCTGATGCTGTCGATCAATGTGCAACTGGCTTTGCTGACCGCTGTTGTCGTCCCGCTGACCGCCTTTGTCACCAGCCGATTCGGCCGCCGCATGACCGATAACTTCCGTTCGTTGTTCGGCCGTGTCGGTGATTTCAACGCCCGCATCGAGGAGAATGTCGGCGGCATCCGTGTTGTCCAGGCCTTTGCCAACGAGGCCCATGAGCGCGCCCTGTTCGAGCGCGACAACCAGAACTACCGCACCACCAAGCTCGAAGCCTATCGCATCATGGCGGCCAGCACCTCGATGTCCTACATGAGCATGCGGCTGATCCAGATGATCGTGATGATCGTCGGCGCCTATCTGGTCCTACGCGGCGAACTGACCAATGGCGGTTTTGTCAGTTTCCTGCTTTTGGTCGGCGTCTTCTTCCGTCCGGTCGAGAAGATCAATTCGGTGATTGAAACCTATCCCAAGGGCATTGCCGGCTTTCGCAGGTTCACGGAACTGATGGAAACCGAGCCGGATATCGAGGATGCCCCGGACGCGATCGAGGCACCGGCACTGAAGGGGGATATCGTCTTCGACAAGGTGTCCTTCGGTTATTCTGCCGACAAGTCCGTGCTGCATGACATTGATCTCACGATCCGTGCCGGCGAGACTGTCGCCTTCGTCGGGCCGTCGGGAGCCGGAAAGACCACACTGTGTTCGCTTCTGCCGCGTTTCTACGAGGTATCCGGCGGTGCGATCACTGTGGACGGTATCGACATCCGCAGGCTCTCCCTGGCCTCCCTGCGTGGCCAGATCGGTATCGTCCAGCAGGACGTCTTCCTGTTCGGCGGTACCGTGCGTGAGAACATTGCCTATGGCCGGCTGGACGCTTCCGATTTCGACATTCTGGAAGCGGCCCGTCGGGCAAGACTGGATGGCGTGATCGCCGCGATGCCGGATGGTCTTGATACGGTGATCGGGGAACGCGGCGTCAAGCTGTCAGGCGGCCAGAAGCAGCGCCTTGCCATCGCACGCATGTTCCTCAAGAACCCGCCGATCCTGATCCTTGACGAGGCGACTTCAGCACTCGACACGGAAACCGAACGGGCGATCCAGCAATCGCTGTCGGAACTGGCCGAAGGCCGCACGACACTGGTGATCGCCCACCGGCTGGCCACGATCCGCGACGCTGCGCGCATCGTCGTCGTCGATCAGAACGGAATTGCCGAAACCGGGACGCACGACGAGCTTCTTGGTCGCCGTGGGGCTTATGCGCGCCTCTACCAGGCACAGTTCGGCGCAGAGGCTGCTGAATAG
- a CDS encoding AI-2E family transporter, giving the protein MRKKEDRKLQDAPRWLGPVAPSRTALVTPISAARWLLVLIAIAAIYFFHGFIVPVLASLVIAFASWPVYRKILNRVGGNTTIGATIAIILILAFLIVPIGIAATYAVGELRDWIGWALEVNKHGAPPPEWILALPGVGEWLADQWIHRIGSPGAIGELVQIVSGANIGNIYRALIALGDGAFHLLLTMLFMLIALFFVFRDGASFTRQLDLLGERILPARWERISRVVPATISSTVTGMTLIAIGEGIVLGIAYWLAGVPSPVTLGVLTGVMALIPGGAPLSFTLVSVYLVASGSVFAGIALFIWGTVELFIVDKTVRPKLVGGPIKLPFLPTFFGLIGGVKTMGFLGLFIGPVLMALIVSIWREWMREVELSDVPDPMTLETQPIQKAPDVIVAKQTTSV; this is encoded by the coding sequence GTGCGTAAGAAAGAGGATCGCAAGCTGCAGGATGCGCCACGCTGGCTTGGACCCGTGGCCCCAAGCAGAACGGCACTCGTTACGCCGATTTCGGCCGCGCGCTGGCTTCTTGTGCTGATTGCGATCGCGGCCATCTATTTCTTCCACGGTTTCATCGTGCCGGTACTCGCCTCGCTGGTCATCGCCTTTGCCAGTTGGCCGGTCTATCGCAAGATCCTCAATCGCGTCGGCGGCAACACAACGATCGGCGCGACCATCGCGATCATTCTCATCCTCGCTTTCCTGATCGTTCCGATCGGCATTGCCGCCACCTATGCTGTGGGCGAGTTGCGGGACTGGATCGGCTGGGCCCTCGAGGTCAACAAGCATGGTGCTCCGCCGCCGGAATGGATCCTCGCATTGCCGGGTGTCGGCGAATGGCTCGCCGACCAGTGGATCCATCGCATCGGTTCGCCCGGCGCGATCGGCGAACTGGTCCAGATCGTCAGCGGCGCCAATATCGGCAATATCTACCGGGCACTGATTGCGCTCGGCGACGGCGCGTTCCACCTGCTGCTCACCATGCTGTTCATGCTGATCGCGCTGTTCTTCGTGTTCCGCGATGGAGCGTCCTTCACGCGCCAGCTGGACCTGCTCGGCGAGCGCATTCTACCGGCACGTTGGGAGCGCATCTCGCGCGTTGTCCCGGCGACGATCAGCTCGACAGTCACCGGCATGACGCTGATCGCGATCGGCGAAGGCATCGTGCTCGGCATCGCCTACTGGCTGGCAGGCGTGCCCTCGCCCGTGACACTTGGCGTGCTCACCGGTGTGATGGCTCTGATTCCCGGCGGGGCACCGCTGTCCTTCACCCTGGTCAGCGTCTATCTGGTGGCAAGCGGATCGGTTTTCGCCGGTATCGCCCTGTTCATCTGGGGAACGGTCGAACTCTTCATCGTCGACAAGACGGTGCGGCCGAAACTGGTCGGCGGCCCGATCAAACTGCCCTTCCTGCCGACATTTTTCGGTCTGATCGGCGGCGTGAAGACGATGGGCTTTCTCGGCCTGTTCATCGGCCCGGTGCTGATGGCGCTGATCGTCTCTATCTGGCGGGAATGGATGCGGGAAGTGGAGCTATCGGACGTGCCGGATCCGATGACGCTTGAGACGCAGCCTATACAAAAGGCGCCGGACGTGATCGTGGCGAAACAGACCACATCCGTCTGA
- the parE gene encoding DNA topoisomerase IV subunit B — translation MDDNDLFSALPAAQKVEADPAPATTAAAQPRKTTVRAPAATPSAPPSTSGGDEYGASSIRVLEGLEPVRMRPGMYIGGTDEKALHHLFAEVIDNSMDEAVAGHANFIDVHLDAEGFLTVTDNGRGIPVELHPQVPGKSTLEVIMTKLHAGGKFDGKAYETSGGLHGVGVSVVNALSDLLEVEVARNRKLYRQRFSRGVPIGGLEELGEVHNRRGTRVRFHPDPQIFGDHAKFDPGRIFRMARSKAYLFGGVEIRWSCDPGMVAEGGDIPEKAVFHFPGGLKDYLAATLGKEFTVTREIFSGKTEKTGGHGAMEWAVTWYGGDPALHSYCNTIPTPEGGTHEAGLRIALTKGLKNYAELTQNKRAREITTDDVMISAVGMLSVFIREPEFVGQTKDKLATVEAQRLVENALRDPFDHYLADNPNEAAKLLDWVIERCEERLRRRKEKEVNRKTAVRKLRLPGKLADCAQNTAEGAELFIVEGDSAGGSAKQARNRANQAILPLRGKILNVGSASREKLMANQQIADLIQALGCGTRTKYREEDLRYERIVVMTDADVDGAHIASLLITFFYQEMPELIRGNHLYLAVPPLYVIRQGAKTVYARDDAHRAELMETTFKGKKVEIGRFKGLGEMMPAQLKETTMDPAKRTLLKVEIDDVDFEGTRDAVDALMGTKPEARFRFIQDRAAFAENLDI, via the coding sequence ATGGACGACAACGATCTCTTTTCCGCCCTGCCCGCGGCGCAGAAGGTTGAGGCCGATCCGGCCCCTGCCACCACTGCTGCGGCCCAACCGCGCAAGACAACGGTGCGGGCCCCGGCCGCCACACCATCCGCACCACCGTCGACCAGTGGTGGCGACGAATACGGCGCGTCCTCCATTCGCGTGCTCGAAGGGCTGGAGCCGGTGCGCATGCGCCCGGGCATGTATATCGGCGGCACCGACGAAAAGGCGCTGCACCACCTGTTTGCCGAAGTCATCGACAACTCGATGGACGAAGCCGTTGCGGGACATGCCAACTTCATCGACGTACATCTCGACGCCGAAGGCTTTCTTACCGTGACCGACAACGGACGCGGCATCCCGGTCGAGCTGCATCCGCAGGTTCCCGGCAAGTCGACGCTCGAAGTGATCATGACCAAGCTGCATGCCGGCGGCAAATTCGACGGCAAGGCCTATGAGACCTCGGGTGGTCTGCACGGCGTCGGCGTTTCGGTTGTCAACGCGCTCTCGGACCTGCTCGAAGTCGAAGTTGCCCGCAATCGCAAGCTCTACCGCCAGCGCTTTTCCCGCGGCGTGCCGATCGGCGGTCTGGAAGAACTGGGTGAAGTCCACAATCGTCGCGGAACGCGCGTGCGTTTCCATCCCGATCCGCAGATCTTCGGCGACCATGCGAAATTCGATCCGGGCCGGATCTTCCGCATGGCCCGCTCCAAGGCCTATCTGTTCGGCGGCGTCGAGATCCGCTGGTCCTGCGATCCCGGCATGGTGGCGGAAGGCGGCGACATTCCGGAAAAGGCGGTCTTCCACTTCCCGGGCGGCCTGAAGGACTATCTGGCGGCGACGCTCGGCAAGGAATTCACCGTCACGCGTGAAATCTTTTCCGGCAAGACGGAGAAGACGGGCGGCCATGGCGCGATGGAATGGGCAGTCACCTGGTATGGTGGCGACCCTGCCCTGCATTCCTATTGCAACACGATCCCGACGCCCGAGGGCGGCACGCACGAGGCCGGCCTGCGCATCGCGCTGACCAAGGGCCTGAAGAACTACGCGGAGCTCACGCAGAACAAGCGGGCCCGTGAAATCACCACCGACGACGTGATGATCTCGGCCGTCGGCATGCTCTCGGTTTTCATTCGCGAGCCAGAATTCGTCGGCCAAACAAAAGACAAGCTGGCAACGGTCGAAGCTCAGCGGCTTGTCGAAAACGCGCTGCGCGATCCGTTCGACCACTATCTTGCGGACAATCCCAACGAGGCGGCAAAGCTGCTGGACTGGGTGATCGAGCGCTGCGAGGAACGTCTGCGCCGCCGCAAGGAAAAGGAAGTCAACCGCAAGACTGCCGTGCGCAAGCTGCGCCTGCCGGGCAAGCTGGCGGACTGCGCACAGAACACGGCCGAAGGCGCGGAACTGTTCATCGTCGAAGGGGATTCGGCCGGCGGCTCGGCCAAGCAGGCGCGCAACCGTGCCAACCAGGCGATCCTGCCGCTGCGCGGCAAAATCCTCAACGTCGGCTCCGCCAGCCGTGAAAAGCTGATGGCCAACCAGCAGATCGCCGACCTGATCCAGGCGCTGGGTTGCGGGACGCGGACGAAGTATCGCGAGGAAGACCTGCGCTACGAGCGCATTGTCGTGATGACCGATGCGGACGTCGACGGCGCGCATATCGCATCCCTGCTGATCACATTCTTCTATCAGGAAATGCCGGAACTCATCCGTGGCAACCACCTGTATCTGGCCGTTCCGCCGCTCTATGTCATCCGCCAGGGTGCCAAGACCGTCTATGCGCGCGACGACGCACATCGCGCCGAACTGATGGAGACCACCTTCAAGGGCAAGAAGGTGGAAATCGGCCGCTTCAAAGGCCTCGGCGAAATGATGCCGGCGCAGTTGAAAGAAACCACCATGGATCCGGCCAAGCGCACCCTGCTCAAGGTCGAGATCGACGATGTGGATTTCGAAGGCACACGTGATGCGGTCGATGCCCTGATGGGAACCAAGCCGGAAGCCCGTTTCAGGTTCATCCAGGATCGTGCCGCGTTTGCGGAGAATCTGGATATCTGA